The Streptomyces phaeolivaceus genome has a window encoding:
- a CDS encoding iron-containing alcohol dehydrogenase family protein — protein sequence MPVLTRLIPSPVVVDIRPGALDDLATILSDQRIAPSGRLAFAISAGSGKALQERFAPAFPEADWFCDADGTIDGAVRLADSIKKGGHYDAVVGLGGGKVIDCAKYAAARVGLPLVAVATNLANDGLCSPVATLDNDAGRGSYGVPNPIGIVIDLDVIREAPVRFVRAGIGDVICKISAVADWELSSRETGEKVDGLAAAMARQAAEAVLRHPGGVGDDEFLTTLSESLVLCGISMSVAGDSRPASGACHEISHAFDLSFPKRNALHGEQCGLGGAFATFLRGNTEVAGQMVEVLRHHGLPVLPDEIGFTVDEFVQVVEFAPQTRPGRYTILEHLELSTEQIKDAYADYAKAIGS from the coding sequence GTGCCAGTACTGACGAGGCTCATCCCCTCGCCGGTCGTCGTGGACATCCGTCCCGGCGCGCTCGATGATCTGGCGACGATCCTGTCGGACCAGCGCATCGCGCCGTCGGGCCGGCTGGCCTTCGCGATCAGCGCCGGCTCCGGCAAGGCGCTGCAGGAGCGGTTCGCCCCCGCGTTCCCGGAAGCGGACTGGTTCTGTGACGCCGACGGCACCATCGACGGAGCGGTCCGGCTCGCCGACTCGATCAAGAAGGGCGGTCACTACGACGCCGTGGTCGGGCTCGGCGGCGGCAAGGTCATCGACTGCGCCAAGTACGCGGCGGCCCGGGTCGGCCTGCCGCTGGTCGCCGTCGCCACGAACCTCGCCAACGACGGTCTGTGCTCGCCGGTCGCCACCCTCGACAACGACGCGGGCCGCGGCTCCTACGGTGTGCCGAACCCGATCGGCATCGTCATCGACCTGGACGTCATCCGGGAGGCCCCGGTGCGCTTCGTGCGGGCCGGCATCGGCGATGTGATCTGCAAGATCTCCGCCGTGGCCGACTGGGAGCTGTCCAGCCGGGAGACCGGTGAGAAGGTCGACGGACTGGCCGCCGCCATGGCCCGCCAGGCCGCCGAGGCCGTCCTGCGCCACCCCGGCGGCGTCGGCGACGACGAGTTCCTGACCACGCTCTCCGAGTCCCTCGTGCTGTGCGGGATCTCCATGTCCGTGGCCGGCGACAGCCGTCCCGCCTCGGGCGCCTGCCACGAGATCAGCCACGCCTTCGACCTCAGCTTTCCCAAGCGCAACGCCCTGCACGGTGAACAGTGCGGTCTCGGCGGCGCGTTCGCCACGTTCCTGCGCGGCAACACCGAGGTCGCGGGCCAGATGGTCGAGGTCCTGCGCCACCACGGACTGCCCGTCCTCCCCGACGAGATCGGCTTCACCGTGGACGAGTTCGTCCAGGTCGTGGAGTTCGCCCCGCAGACCCGGCCGGGCCGCTACACCATCCTGGAACACCTCGAACTGAGCACCGAACAGATCAAGGACGCCTACGCCGACTATGCCAAAGCCATCGGTAGCTGA
- a CDS encoding CDP-alcohol phosphatidyltransferase family protein, whose translation MKDRRSGEHWAGRLYMREISLRIDRHLVNTRVTPNQLTYLMTVFGVLAAPALLVPGITGAVLGVLMVQLYLLFDCVDGEIARWRKQYSMAGIYVDRVGAYLCDAAVLVGFGLRAADLWGTGRIDWLWAFLGTLAALGAILIKAETDLVGVARHQQGKPPVQESASEPRTSGMALARKAAAALKFHRLILGVEASLLILVLAIVDQARGDLFFSRLGVAVLAGIALLQTLLHLVSILASSRLK comes from the coding sequence GTGAAGGACCGGCGGAGCGGCGAGCACTGGGCCGGCCGGCTCTACATGCGCGAGATCTCCCTGCGCATCGACCGGCACCTGGTGAACACCCGGGTCACGCCCAACCAGCTGACCTACCTGATGACCGTGTTCGGCGTCCTCGCCGCCCCGGCCCTGCTGGTGCCGGGCATCACGGGCGCCGTCCTCGGTGTGCTGATGGTCCAGCTGTATCTGCTGTTCGACTGCGTCGACGGCGAGATCGCCCGCTGGCGCAAGCAGTACTCGATGGCCGGCATCTACGTCGACCGGGTCGGCGCCTACCTGTGCGACGCGGCCGTGCTCGTCGGCTTCGGCCTGCGCGCCGCCGATCTGTGGGGCACCGGCCGGATCGACTGGCTGTGGGCCTTCCTCGGCACCCTCGCCGCCCTCGGCGCCATCCTGATCAAGGCGGAGACGGACCTCGTCGGGGTCGCCCGGCACCAGCAGGGCAAGCCGCCGGTCCAGGAGTCGGCCTCCGAGCCGCGCACCTCCGGCATGGCGCTGGCCCGCAAGGCCGCCGCCGCCCTGAAGTTCCACCGGCTGATCCTCGGAGTCGAGGCCTCCCTGCTGATCCTGGTCCTCGCGATCGTGGACCAGGCCCGGGGCGACCTCTTCTTCTCCCGGCTCGGCGTCGCCGTACTCGCCGGGATCGCGCTGCTCCAGACCCTGCTGCACCTGGTCTCCATCCTCGCGTCCAGCAGGCTGAAGTGA
- a CDS encoding glycosyltransferase family 2 protein encodes MKVGAVIITMGNRPDELRALLDSVAKQEGDRVEAVVVGNGSPVPDVPEGVRTVELPENLGIPGGRNIGIEAFGPSGRDVDVLLFLDDDGLLAHHDTAELCRQAFDADPELGIVSFRIADPESGRTQRRHVPRLRAADPMRSSRVTTFLGGANAVRTQVFAEVGGLPDEFFYAHEETDLAWRALDAGWMIDYRSDMVLYHPTTAPSRHAVYHRMVARNRVWLARRNLPAPLVPVYLGVWLLLTLLRKPSRPALRAWLGGFKEGWTSPCGPRRPMKWRTVWRLTRLGRPPVI; translated from the coding sequence ATGAAGGTCGGCGCGGTGATCATCACCATGGGCAACCGCCCCGACGAACTCCGCGCCCTCCTCGACTCGGTCGCCAAGCAGGAGGGCGACCGGGTCGAGGCGGTCGTCGTCGGCAACGGCTCGCCCGTCCCGGACGTCCCCGAGGGCGTACGGACGGTCGAGCTGCCCGAGAACCTCGGCATCCCCGGCGGTCGCAACATAGGCATCGAGGCGTTCGGACCCAGTGGCCGGGACGTCGACGTCCTGCTCTTCCTCGACGACGACGGTCTGCTCGCCCACCACGACACCGCCGAACTCTGCCGTCAGGCATTCGACGCCGACCCGGAACTCGGCATCGTCAGCTTCCGTATCGCCGACCCGGAGAGCGGTCGGACCCAGCGGCGCCATGTGCCCCGGCTGCGGGCCGCCGACCCGATGCGCTCCTCCCGGGTCACCACCTTCCTCGGCGGCGCCAACGCCGTACGCACCCAGGTCTTCGCCGAAGTCGGCGGTCTGCCCGACGAGTTCTTCTACGCGCACGAGGAGACCGACCTCGCCTGGCGGGCTCTCGACGCGGGCTGGATGATCGACTACCGGTCCGACATGGTGCTGTACCACCCCACGACCGCGCCCTCCCGGCACGCGGTCTACCACCGCATGGTCGCCCGCAACCGCGTCTGGCTCGCGCGCCGCAACCTCCCGGCCCCCCTCGTCCCGGTCTATCTGGGCGTCTGGCTGCTGCTGACGTTGCTGCGCAAACCCTCCCGCCCCGCCCTGCGGGCCTGGCTGGGCGGCTTCAAGGAGGGCTGGACCAGCCCCTGCGGCCCCCGTCGGCCCATGAAGTGGCGTACGGTGTGGCGGCTGACCAGACTGGGCCGGCCTCCCGTCATCTGA
- a CDS encoding ABC transporter permease, which translates to MSETTHDGRVVVSDRPSPDDGLSATELAAKYGLAVSGARPGLAEYVRQMWGRRHFILAFSQAKLTAQYSQAKLGQLWQVATPLLNALVYFLIFGLILGADRGMPREVYIPFLVTGVFVFTFTQSSVMAGVRAISGNLGLVRALHFPRASLPISFALQQLQQLLFSMIVLFCVAVGFGSYPKLSWLLIVPVLVLQFLFNTGLALIMARMGSKTPDLAQLMPFVMRTWMYASGVMFSIPVMLEDHPKWIASVLQWNPAAIYMDLMRFALIDGYGRENLPPHVWAVAGGWALLIALGGFVYFWKAEERYGRG; encoded by the coding sequence GTGAGTGAGACAACGCATGACGGCAGGGTTGTGGTGAGCGACCGTCCGTCGCCCGACGACGGGCTCTCCGCGACGGAACTGGCCGCCAAGTACGGGCTCGCCGTGAGCGGCGCCCGGCCCGGACTGGCCGAGTACGTCCGCCAGATGTGGGGGCGGCGGCACTTCATCCTCGCCTTCTCCCAGGCGAAGCTCACCGCGCAGTACAGCCAGGCCAAGCTCGGCCAGCTGTGGCAGGTGGCCACCCCGCTGCTCAACGCGCTGGTGTACTTCCTGATCTTCGGTCTGATCCTGGGCGCCGACCGCGGCATGCCCCGCGAGGTCTACATCCCGTTCCTGGTCACGGGTGTGTTCGTGTTCACCTTCACCCAGAGCTCGGTGATGGCGGGCGTCCGCGCGATCTCCGGCAACCTCGGCCTGGTGCGCGCGCTGCACTTCCCGCGCGCCTCGCTGCCGATCTCCTTCGCGCTCCAGCAGCTCCAGCAACTGCTGTTCTCGATGATCGTGCTGTTCTGTGTGGCGGTCGGCTTCGGCAGCTACCCGAAGCTGTCCTGGCTGTTGATCGTCCCCGTGCTGGTGCTGCAGTTCCTCTTCAACACCGGCCTCGCGCTGATCATGGCCCGCATGGGTTCCAAGACCCCGGACCTCGCGCAGCTGATGCCGTTCGTGATGCGGACCTGGATGTACGCCTCCGGCGTCATGTTCTCCATCCCGGTGATGCTGGAGGACCACCCCAAGTGGATCGCCAGCGTCCTCCAGTGGAACCCGGCCGCGATCTACATGGACCTGATGCGCTTCGCGCTGATCGACGGCTACGGCCGGGAGAACCTGCCCCCGCACGTATGGGCGGTCGCCGGCGGCTGGGCCCTGCTGATCGCGCTCGGCGGCTTCGTGTACTTCTGGAAGGCGGAGGAGAGGTACGGCCGTGGCTGA
- a CDS encoding ABC transporter ATP-binding protein, protein MAESLIPTVIADELHIVYRVNGAKTGKGSATAALSRIVKRGEERGVRKVHAVKGVSFIAYRGEAIGLIGSNGSGKSTLLRAIAGLLPAEQGKVFTDGQPSLLGVNAALMNDLTGERNVILGGLAMGMSREQIRERYQGIVDFSGINEKGDFITLPMRTYSSGMAARLRFSIAAAKDHDVLMIDEALATGDRSFQKRSEARIRELRKEAGTVFLVSHNNKSIRDTCDRVLWLERGELRMDGPTDEVLKEYEKFTGK, encoded by the coding sequence GTGGCTGAGTCACTCATCCCCACCGTCATCGCGGACGAGTTGCACATCGTCTACCGCGTCAACGGCGCCAAGACCGGCAAGGGCAGCGCCACCGCCGCCCTCAGCCGTATCGTCAAGCGCGGCGAGGAGCGCGGGGTGCGCAAGGTGCACGCCGTCAAGGGCGTCTCCTTCATCGCCTACCGCGGCGAGGCCATCGGCCTGATCGGCTCCAACGGTTCCGGCAAGTCCACCCTGCTGCGCGCCATCGCCGGTCTGCTCCCGGCGGAGCAGGGCAAGGTCTTCACCGACGGCCAGCCCTCGCTGCTCGGTGTCAACGCGGCCCTGATGAACGACCTCACGGGCGAGCGGAACGTCATATTGGGCGGGCTCGCGATGGGCATGTCCCGCGAGCAGATCAGGGAGCGCTACCAGGGCATCGTCGACTTCTCCGGCATCAACGAGAAGGGCGACTTCATCACCCTGCCGATGCGCACCTACTCCTCCGGCATGGCGGCCCGCCTGCGCTTCTCCATCGCGGCGGCCAAGGACCATGACGTGCTGATGATCGACGAGGCCCTCGCCACCGGTGACCGCTCCTTCCAGAAGCGCTCCGAGGCCCGCATCCGCGAGCTGCGCAAGGAGGCCGGCACGGTCTTCCTGGTCAGCCACAACAACAAGTCCATCCGCGACACCTGCGACCGCGTCCTGTGGCTGGAACGCGGCGAACTGCGCATGGACGGCCCGACGGACGAGGTCCTGAAGGAATACGAGAAGTTCACGGGGAAGTAG
- the hpnC gene encoding squalene synthase HpnC codes for MTETGTARTGNPERDTLDKAGAENFPVAPFFLPRAWRDDLLAVYGFARLVDDIGDGDLAPGGADARLLGVSPQDADDRLLLLDAFEADLGRVFDGAPNHPLLRRLQHTVRRRSLTPEPFLALIAANRQDQLVKRYETYDDLLAYCALSANPVGHLVLAVTGATTPERIRHSDAICTALQIVEHLQDVTEDLGRDRIYLPAADMKRFHVQEADLAAPSAGASVRALIAYETERARNLLNDGTPLVGSVHGRLRLLLAGFVAGGRAAVHAITAAEFDVLPGPPKPGKLRLLREVGATLRGEG; via the coding sequence GTGACCGAAACCGGGACGGCGCGCACCGGGAACCCGGAGCGCGACACCCTCGACAAGGCCGGGGCCGAGAACTTTCCCGTTGCCCCGTTCTTCCTGCCCAGGGCCTGGCGCGACGATCTCCTGGCCGTCTACGGCTTCGCCCGCCTCGTCGACGACATCGGCGACGGCGACCTCGCCCCCGGCGGCGCCGACGCCCGCCTCCTGGGCGTCTCCCCGCAGGACGCCGACGACCGGCTCCTCCTCCTCGACGCCTTCGAGGCCGACCTCGGCAGGGTCTTCGACGGCGCCCCGAACCACCCCCTGCTGCGCCGCCTCCAGCACACCGTCCGCCGCCGCTCCCTCACCCCCGAGCCGTTCCTCGCCCTGATCGCCGCCAACCGCCAGGACCAGCTGGTCAAGCGGTACGAGACCTATGACGACCTGCTCGCCTACTGCGCGCTGTCCGCCAACCCGGTCGGACATCTGGTCCTCGCCGTCACCGGCGCCACCACCCCCGAGCGGATCCGGCACTCCGACGCGATCTGCACCGCGCTGCAGATCGTCGAGCACCTCCAGGACGTCACCGAGGACCTGGGCCGCGACCGGATCTATCTGCCCGCCGCGGACATGAAGCGCTTCCACGTCCAGGAGGCGGATCTCGCCGCGCCCAGCGCGGGTGCGTCGGTGCGCGCGCTGATCGCGTACGAGACGGAACGTGCCCGAAACCTCCTGAATGACGGCACCCCGCTCGTGGGTAGCGTCCACGGCAGGCTGAGGCTGCTCCTCGCGGGATTCGTGGCGGGTGGAAGGGCGGCCGTCCACGCGATCACCGCCGCCGAATTCGACGTACTTCCCGGCCCGCCCAAGCCCGGCAAGCTCCGGCTGCTGCGCGAGGTGGGCGCGACCCTGCGAGGAGAGGGGTGA
- the hpnD gene encoding presqualene diphosphate synthase HpnD translates to MIQAVESEPHASAPVLAAYSYCEAVTGQQARNFAYGIRLLPTPKRRAMSALYAFSRRVDDIGDGALAVDIKAARLEETRALLTRVRDRSVDEDDTDPVAVALAHAATAFPIPLDALDELIDGVLMDVRGEHYETWDDLKVYCRCVAGAIGRLSLGVFGTEPGARGAERAPEYADTLGLALQLTNILRDVREDAGGGRVYLPADDLAKFGCSAGFAGPLPPADSDFAGLVHFEVRRARALFAEGYGLLPMLDRRSGACVAAMAGIYRRLLDRIEREPEAVLRGRVSLPGREKAYVAVRGLSGLDARHVSRRTVRRRV, encoded by the coding sequence GTGATCCAGGCCGTGGAGTCGGAACCACACGCGTCCGCGCCGGTACTCGCCGCCTACAGCTACTGCGAGGCCGTCACCGGACAGCAGGCCCGTAACTTCGCCTACGGCATCAGACTGCTGCCGACGCCCAAGCGCCGTGCGATGTCCGCGCTGTACGCCTTCTCCCGGCGCGTCGACGACATCGGTGACGGCGCGCTCGCGGTCGACATCAAGGCGGCCCGGCTGGAGGAGACCAGAGCGCTGCTCACCCGGGTCCGGGACCGCTCCGTCGACGAGGACGACACCGACCCCGTCGCCGTGGCCCTCGCCCACGCGGCGACCGCGTTCCCGATCCCGCTCGACGCCCTCGACGAACTCATCGACGGCGTCCTCATGGACGTACGCGGCGAGCACTACGAGACCTGGGACGACCTCAAGGTCTACTGCCGCTGTGTCGCCGGTGCCATCGGCCGGCTCTCCCTCGGCGTCTTCGGCACGGAACCCGGGGCGCGCGGCGCGGAACGCGCGCCGGAGTACGCCGACACCCTCGGGCTCGCGCTCCAACTGACCAACATCCTCAGGGACGTTCGGGAGGACGCCGGGGGCGGGCGGGTCTATCTGCCCGCCGACGACCTCGCGAAATTCGGCTGCTCGGCGGGGTTCGCCGGGCCGCTCCCGCCCGCCGACTCCGACTTCGCGGGTCTGGTGCACTTCGAGGTGCGCCGGGCCCGCGCCCTCTTCGCCGAGGGCTACGGACTGCTGCCGATGCTCGACCGCCGCAGCGGCGCCTGTGTCGCCGCGATGGCCGGCATCTACCGGCGCCTCCTCGACCGTATCGAGCGCGAGCCGGAGGCCGTGCTGCGCGGCCGGGTCTCGCTGCCCGGCCGTGAGAAGGCGTACGTCGCCGTACGCGGTCTCTCCGGTCTGGACGCCCGCCATGTGTCGCGCCGCACCGTCAGGAGGCGCGTCTGA
- a CDS encoding DUF6380 family protein, with protein sequence MDNPVQGESIGEKWYATLRNVRASLTSTVRREPLRHPGGPAGEGAR encoded by the coding sequence ATGGACAATCCGGTCCAAGGTGAATCCATCGGGGAAAAGTGGTACGCAACCCTCCGCAACGTGCGGGCGTCCCTGACTTCAACGGTCCGCCGCGAACCGCTCCGGCACCCCGGCGGACCGGCAGGGGAGGGTGCACGATGA
- the hpnE gene encoding hydroxysqualene dehydroxylase HpnE, giving the protein MTDGAQSEGLLDTNRTGRPRSTAVVVGGGLAGVTAALSLADAGVDVTLVEGRPRLGGLAFSFQRGELTVDNGQHVYLRCCTAYRWFLDRVDGTALAPLQDRLDVPVLDAEGPPGRRLGRLRRDALPVPLHLGRSLATYTHLSLAERARVGRAALALKALDLADPALDERDFGGWLAAHGQSARAIEALWDLVGVATLNAVAQDASLGLAAMVFRTGLLSDPGAADIGWAHVPLGELHDRLARKALDSAGVRTELRTRVNSVSRAANGTWRVEVPGESLDADAVVLAVPQRETHDLLPEGALDEPGRLLGIGTAPILNVHVVYDRKVLSRPFFAALGSPVQWVFDRTEASGLRAGQYLALSQSAAQDEIDAPVAELRARYLPELERLLPGARDAEVKDFFVTRERTATFAPTPGVGRLRPGARTKAPGLYLAGAWTATGWPATMESAVRSGIGAADAALAVLGRPRGHLFRFEEAA; this is encoded by the coding sequence ATGACCGACGGCGCACAGTCCGAGGGACTGCTCGACACCAACCGTACGGGCCGGCCCCGGAGCACGGCCGTGGTGGTCGGCGGGGGGCTGGCCGGCGTCACCGCCGCGCTCTCGCTCGCCGACGCGGGCGTGGACGTCACCCTCGTGGAAGGGCGGCCCCGGCTCGGCGGGCTCGCCTTCTCCTTCCAGCGGGGCGAGTTGACCGTCGACAACGGACAGCATGTGTATCTGCGCTGCTGCACCGCCTACCGTTGGTTCCTCGACCGCGTCGACGGCACCGCCCTCGCGCCCTTGCAGGATCGTCTCGACGTGCCGGTCCTCGACGCCGAGGGACCGCCCGGACGACGGCTCGGCCGGCTGCGGCGCGACGCGCTGCCCGTCCCCCTGCATCTGGGACGCAGCCTCGCCACCTACACCCACCTCTCGCTCGCCGAGCGCGCCAGGGTCGGGCGTGCGGCGCTGGCGCTCAAGGCACTCGACCTCGCCGATCCCGCGCTGGACGAACGGGACTTCGGCGGCTGGCTCGCCGCGCACGGTCAGTCGGCGCGGGCGATCGAGGCGCTGTGGGACCTCGTGGGGGTCGCCACCCTCAACGCGGTGGCCCAGGACGCCTCGCTCGGACTCGCCGCGATGGTGTTCAGGACGGGTCTGCTGTCCGACCCGGGCGCCGCCGACATCGGCTGGGCCCATGTCCCGCTCGGCGAACTGCACGACCGGCTGGCCCGCAAGGCGCTCGACTCGGCGGGCGTCCGCACCGAACTGCGCACCCGCGTCAACTCCGTCTCCCGCGCGGCGAACGGGACTTGGCGGGTCGAGGTGCCCGGCGAGAGCCTCGACGCCGACGCGGTCGTCCTCGCCGTACCGCAGCGCGAGACCCACGACCTGCTGCCCGAGGGCGCGCTCGACGAGCCCGGACGGCTGCTGGGGATCGGCACCGCGCCGATCCTCAACGTCCATGTGGTGTACGACCGGAAGGTGCTGAGCAGGCCGTTCTTCGCGGCCCTCGGCTCCCCGGTGCAGTGGGTGTTCGACCGGACCGAGGCGTCCGGGTTGCGCGCCGGCCAGTATCTGGCGCTGTCGCAGTCCGCCGCGCAGGACGAGATCGACGCGCCCGTCGCCGAGCTGCGGGCGCGGTATCTGCCCGAGCTGGAACGGCTGCTGCCCGGCGCCCGCGACGCCGAGGTGAAGGACTTCTTCGTGACCCGGGAGCGCACCGCCACGTTCGCCCCCACCCCCGGCGTCGGACGGCTCAGGCCCGGCGCCCGCACCAAGGCACCCGGCCTGTACCTGGCCGGAGCGTGGACCGCCACCGGGTGGCCCGCGACCATGGAGAGTGCGGTCCGCAGCGGCATCGGCGCGGCGGACGCCGCCCTCGCCGTGCTGGGCCGCCCCCGCGGACACCTCTTCCGCTTTGAGGAGGCGGCGTGA
- a CDS encoding polyprenyl synthetase family protein: MTAAARTAVDVTALLERGRTLATPVLRAAVERLAPPMDTVAAYHFGWIDAHGKPADGDGGKAVRPALAVMSAEVTGSAPEVGIPGAVAVELVHNFSLLHDDLMDGDEQRRHRDTVWKVHGPAQAILVGDALMVLANEVLLELGTAEAARATRRVTTATRALIDGQAQDISYEHRERVAVEECLEMEGNKTGALLACACSIGAVLGGADDHTADTLEKYGYHLGLAFQAVDDLLGIWGDPVATGKQTWSDLRQRKKSLPVVAALAAGGPASEELGELLAADAKSNDFENFSEEEFAARAALIERAGGREWTAEEARRQHTIAIEALDSIRMPERVREEFAALADFVVVRKR, from the coding sequence GTGACGGCCGCCGCGAGGACCGCGGTGGACGTCACCGCGCTCCTGGAGCGCGGGCGGACCCTGGCCACCCCCGTGCTGCGGGCGGCCGTCGAACGGCTGGCGCCCCCCATGGACACCGTCGCCGCCTACCACTTCGGCTGGATCGACGCCCACGGCAAGCCCGCCGACGGCGACGGCGGCAAGGCCGTACGCCCCGCGCTCGCCGTCATGTCCGCCGAGGTCACCGGCTCGGCGCCCGAGGTCGGCATCCCCGGCGCGGTCGCCGTGGAACTGGTGCACAACTTCTCGCTGCTGCACGACGACCTGATGGACGGCGACGAACAGCGCCGTCACCGCGACACCGTCTGGAAGGTCCACGGCCCCGCCCAGGCCATCCTCGTCGGCGACGCCCTGATGGTCCTCGCCAACGAGGTCCTTCTCGAACTGGGCACCGCCGAGGCGGCCCGCGCCACCCGCCGCGTCACCACGGCGACCCGCGCGCTCATCGACGGGCAGGCCCAGGACATCTCCTACGAGCACCGCGAGCGGGTCGCCGTCGAGGAGTGCCTGGAGATGGAGGGCAACAAGACCGGCGCCCTGCTCGCCTGCGCCTGCTCCATCGGCGCCGTCCTCGGCGGCGCCGACGACCACACCGCCGACACCCTGGAGAAGTACGGCTACCACCTGGGCCTCGCCTTCCAGGCCGTCGACGACCTGCTGGGCATCTGGGGCGACCCGGTCGCCACCGGCAAGCAGACCTGGAGCGACCTGAGGCAGCGCAAGAAGTCCCTGCCGGTCGTGGCCGCGCTCGCGGCGGGCGGACCCGCCTCCGAGGAACTCGGCGAACTGCTCGCCGCCGACGCCAAGAGCAACGACTTCGAGAACTTCTCCGAGGAGGAGTTCGCCGCGCGCGCCGCCCTCATCGAGCGGGCGGGCGGCCGGGAGTGGACCGCCGAGGAGGCGCGCCGCCAGCACACGATCGCCATCGAGGCACTGGACTCGATCCGGATGCCCGAGCGGGTACGGGAAGAGTTCGCGGCGCTCGCCGACTTCGTCGTCGTACGGAAGAGATGA